ACACCGGACCCATGGGCTCCATGTGGATTGGTTCGCGGCGTGGGCTCTCCATCCGGCACTCGAACGGCATGGTCCGCGGCATTCCGGATCCGGAAGGCCATCTGGATGACGTACAGACCATCCGGGAAGACCACGAAGGCACGGTGTGGATTGGTACCAGCCGGGGTCTGTTCGCATGGGAGGGCGGGCAGCTGAACGAATATGCCGCAAACGTGCTGAACGACCGCCGGGTATCGGTCATCTTCGAAGACAATGAACACGGGTTGTGGGTAGGGACGGACGGGCATGGCGTATTCCACTTTCCACGTACTCCGTTTTCGTATTTCACCGAGGAAAACGGCCTGGTGAACAACATTGTGTGGAATTTCGCGCGGACACCCGACCGGGCCCTCTGGATTGGCACGCGCGGTGGGGTGAGCCGCTACCGGAGCGGCACGTTCACGTCCTGGTCGGAGCTGGACGGATATCCCCTGCGCGACACGCGTGCGTTGCATGTGGACGTGAACGGACAGTTGTGGCTGGGCACGGACAGCGGTGTCTTCCGGTTCGAGGACGGGAGTTTCGTGGACATCGGGGCCCCGTCCGGGGTCATCCAGGTCCGCGACCTGGCCGAGGCCCCGGACGGATCGCTGTGGGTGGCCACATTCACGGATGGGGTATTCCACTGGAATGGCCGCGAATGGCGGAATCATTCAACGGCACATGGAATGCTGAGCAATCGGGTCCTGGCCCTGTTCGTGGATGCATCGGGTGCCGTCTGGATGGGAACCAATGAGGGGTTGAACCGCTGGGACGGCGCGCGCATGCAGTCCTACACACCGGAGGATGGACTGTCGTTCGACCAGATCCTGGACATCGATCAGGATGCCAGCGGTCACATCTGGCTGGCCACCTACGGCGGGGGCGTTAACCGGCTCCGGGTGGATGCGGAAGGCACGCTCCGGGAGGTCGACATATTCAATTCCGAGCGTGGCCTGTCGGACGATGCCACCGTCAGCCTGGTGTTCGATGAGGAAGAGGACCTGTGGGTGTGCACCAACCGGGGCATGTCCGAGCTTCGGATGACTCCGGAGCCCGCCATCCACCGTTTCGGCGGGGGACCGAACGATACGCCACTGGAATGCAATACCGATGCCAGCTGGAAAGCCCCGGATGGCACGCTGTGGTTCGGTACGAGCACGGGGATAGCGCGGTATCATCCGCGACTGGACGATGACGATTCAGGAATGGGTGTGGAGGTCATGCTGACCGACATCCGGCTCTTCCTGGAGGACGTGGACTGGACCGAATACGGCGATTCGCTCACCGCCTGGCATGGCCTGCCTGTGGATCTCACGCTGCCCCACGACCGCAACCACGTCCGGTTCGAGTTCCTGGGGATAAGCCTGCGCGCGCCCGAAGCCGTGCAATACCAGTACTTCCTGGAGGGTTTCGATGCTGACTGGTCGCCCGCATCCCCTGAACGGGATGCCACCTACTCCTTCCTGCCGCCCGGGGACTATACGTTCCGCGTTCGTGCGGCCGGCCGGGACGGTGTCTGGTCGGATACGCCGGCGTCGTTCACGTTCGCCGTGAATGCGCCCTTCTGGATGACCCTCTGGTTCCGTATTTCCATGTTCATGCTGGGTGCGGGCCTCATTGTGTTCCTCGTGGACCGCCGCGTGGGCCGCTACCGGCGGCAACGGCGCCTCCTGGAGCGACGCGTGGAACAGCGCACCAAGGAGCTTTTGGCCGCCAACCGGGACCTGCGCCTGGCCCAGCAACACGCCGAGGAGGCCCTGAAGATCAAAAGCCAGTTCGTGGCCAACATGAGCCATGAAATCCGCACGCCCATGAACGGCGTCATCGGGTTCACCAGCCTGCTCCTGGACAGCAAACTGGGGAAGGAGGAGCGCGAGTTCGCCGAAATGATCAAGCTGAGCAGCGAGGCCATGATGGACGTGGTCAACCAGATCCTGGACTTCTCCAAGCTGGAAGCCGGAAAAATGGAGATTGAACGGGTGCCGTTCGTCGTCCGGGACGTCGTCCAGGAAACGCTGGACCTCGTACTTCCCACGGCCCACCAGAAGCGACTCGAACTCACGTCCGTGGTGGACAGCGACGTTCCCGCGGAGTGGGTGGGCGACCGCGTGCGTGTGCGTCAGGTGCTGCTGAAC
Above is a genomic segment from Rhodothermales bacterium containing:
- a CDS encoding two-component regulator propeller domain-containing protein → MNLRTSALTCTALSVVTLFLSLMVPGAEAQQVRHRQLNIAEGLPQSQVLDVHQDSRGYIWVATQGGGVARYDGTDFELFAHGENRSVYVVFEDAQGRMWFGTSDGVDVHDGHTQVHYGGFRSNVINKIRAAPNGEMWIATDSGIEIISAHGDHRHGPAALEGLAVTDLVLDANGLLWIGTDGNGLFTFNGRVVEKRPEVTDPYIRAMHTGPMGSMWIGSRRGLSIRHSNGMVRGIPDPEGHLDDVQTIREDHEGTVWIGTSRGLFAWEGGQLNEYAANVLNDRRVSVIFEDNEHGLWVGTDGHGVFHFPRTPFSYFTEENGLVNNIVWNFARTPDRALWIGTRGGVSRYRSGTFTSWSELDGYPLRDTRALHVDVNGQLWLGTDSGVFRFEDGSFVDIGAPSGVIQVRDLAEAPDGSLWVATFTDGVFHWNGREWRNHSTAHGMLSNRVLALFVDASGAVWMGTNEGLNRWDGARMQSYTPEDGLSFDQILDIDQDASGHIWLATYGGGVNRLRVDAEGTLREVDIFNSERGLSDDATVSLVFDEEEDLWVCTNRGMSELRMTPEPAIHRFGGGPNDTPLECNTDASWKAPDGTLWFGTSTGIARYHPRLDDDDSGMGVEVMLTDIRLFLEDVDWTEYGDSLTAWHGLPVDLTLPHDRNHVRFEFLGISLRAPEAVQYQYFLEGFDADWSPASPERDATYSFLPPGDYTFRVRAAGRDGVWSDTPASFTFAVNAPFWMTLWFRISMFMLGAGLIVFLVDRRVGRYRRQRRLLERRVEQRTKELLAANRDLRLAQQHAEEALKIKSQFVANMSHEIRTPMNGVIGFTSLLLDSKLGKEEREFAEMIKLSSEAMMDVVNQILDFSKLEAGKMEIERVPFVVRDVVQETLDLVLPTAHQKRLELTSVVDSDVPAEWVGDRVRVRQVLLNLVGNAVKFTERGRVEVGVSRLPDGVLQFRVNDSGIGIPGDRLLGLFEAFTQADGSTTRKYGGTGLGLTISKELVELMGGHITVESTPDEGSTFIFTLP